CGGAGGTGAGCCTGGACATCGTGAGCGCCGCGAGCCGCGAGGTGACGTTGCGCGGCGTGTTCCGCTACGCGAACTGCTACCCGGCCGCCGTGGAACTCGCCGCGAGTGGCCGCGTGAACTTGGACGCGCTCGTCACGCACCGCTTCCCGTTCGCGCAGACGCCCGACGCGTTCGCGTTCGCCGACCGCGAGAAGCGCACGTCCATGAAGGTCATGATCGATGTCCGCTGAACCGGCGCGGGACCTCCTGATCGGCGTGGATGTCGGCACGTACTCCAGCAAGGGAGTCCTCACGACGCTGGACGGGCAGATCGTGGCGCAGCAAGTCGTGCCGCACGGCATCTCGGTGCCCCGGCACGGGCACGTGGAACAGGACGCGGACGCGGTGTGGTGGGCGGACGTGATCACGATCCTGCGGGAACTGCTGCGTGAACCCGGCACCGCCGGGCGCGTGGCGGGCGTGGCGTGCAGCGCCATCGGCCCCACGCTGCTGCCCCTGGACGCGGAGGGGCGGCCGCTGCGCCCCGGCATCCTGTACGGCGTGGACACCCGCGCGCAGGTGCAGATTGACGCGCTGAACGCCGAACTGGGCGAGGCGGCGATCCTCGCGCACAGCGACATGGCCCTGACGAGTCAGGCGACCGGCCCGAAGATCCGCTGGCTGCGCGAACACGAACTGGAGGTCTGGGCGCAGGCACGCACCCTGACCAGTGCCGGCAGTTACCTCGTGTTCCGCCTGACCGGCGAGCACGTCATCGACCACCACACCGGCGCTCACGTCATGCCGCTGTACGACCCGCGCACCCGCACCTGGACGGACCGGTTCGCGGCGTCCGTGCTGGGCGACCGGGGCCTGGAGGTGCTGCCCCGCCTCGCCTGGAGTGACGAGCGGGCCGGGCAGGTCACGGCAGCGGCCGCCGCTGAAACCGGCCTGCGGCCCGGCACGCCCGTCGCGGTGGGTACCGTGGACGCCCTGGCCGAGGGCCTCAGCGTGGGCGCCGCGCGGCCTGGCGACCTGATGGTCATGTACGGGTCGTCCACCTTCTTCATCCTCACGCAGGAGAGTCCCACCCCGGACCCGCGCGTGTGGTCGGTGGGGGGCGCGTTTGCGGGGCAGGTGAACCTCGCGGCGGGCATGAGCACCACCGGCAGCCTCACCCGCTGGATCGTGGACGAATTCGCCCGCGAGCAGGACACTGCCGCCGCCTACGACACGCTGTTCACGCAGGCGGCGGCCCTGCCGCCCGGCGCGGACGGCCTGCTGATGCTCCCGTACTTCAGCGGCGAGCGCACGCCCATCAACGACCCGCAGGCGCGCGGCGTGGTGGCGGGCCTGACGCTCTCGCACACCCGCGCGCACCTGTTCCGCGCGGCGCTGGAGGGCGTGGGCTTCGGCATCCGCCACAACCTCGACGCGCTGCGCGACCTGGGCGCGGACGTGCGGCGCGTCATCGCGGTGGGCGGCGGCACGAAGGGCGGCACGTGGCTCCAGATCGTCTCGGACATCACCGGGCAGGTGCAGGAGGTGCCGCAGGTGACCGTCGGCGCCAGCTACGGGGACGCGTTCCTGGCCGGGCTGGCCGCCGGGGCGCTGACCCGCGCCGATCTGGACCGCTGGGTGCAGCCCGGCCCGCCCGTCACGCCGGATGCGGCCACCCGCGCCGAGTACGACCGCCTGTACGGCCTCTACCGCGCGCTGTACCCAGCCACCCGCGACATCGTCCACGCGCTGTAATACGGACTCCGGTTGAAAGGTTTGCAAAAACTTTCAACCCGAGCGAACTCGTAGAGCTGCGCAGCAGAGCGAGCAGGAGAGAAACGGGTTCCGTGCATGGAGTTGGCAACCCGGTGTCCTTCCGGGTTGTTAACGAAACAGACGGAATCCGTATGACAGAAGACCGCGACCGCCACGTTCAGGGCGGTCGCGGTTCCGTGCGGGTTTACTTCAGGGTCAGGCTGGTCAGGATCGCGCGGCCTTCCTCGATCTGCTCGGCGGTGGTGCCGCTGGGCTGCACGAGGGTCGCGGTGAACAGACGGTTGTTCTTCACGGTGAACACCTGCGTCCAGCGGACCATGCCGTCGTCCCCGTCGCCCAGGTACGTCCAGAGGATCGCGGGCGTGCTGCCCAGCTTGATGGTCTTCTCACCCAGCATCTTGAACTTGGGCACGTCCTTGCTCAGCTGCGACGCGAACAGGTCCCGGAAGTCCGCCAGGGTGGCCTTCAGTTTGGGGTCCACGTCCTGCACCTGCACGGTCACGGTGGGCCGGACAGTGCCCGTGTCGCGGTTAATGAACGCCACGTCCGCGCCAGGCACATTCTTGAGGGGCAGCCACCCGGCGGGCACGCGAATCGAGTAGCCCGCGCTGCTGTTCGCGGTGACGGCCTCCACCGTACGCCCGGTCTGCGCGGGCGCCGCTGCGGGGGTGGCAGTGGTGCCCTGCGCGAGGGCGGGGGTAAGGCTCAGGGCCGCGAGGAGCAGGGGAGCAAGCAGGGTGGCGCGCTTCATGAGCGTCAGGGTAGAGCCTGAAGGTGAGCCGAGTCTGACTGGAGCGGGCGTGTGAATGCTGGCTGTCCGCCTTCCAGATGCAGATGATGCGTGAGACCCGCCGGGGCGTCCTGGTCACGGTGCGCGACGATCAGGACGTGCGTGCCCGCGCGGGCCAGCCCGGGCAGCAGCGCCAGGAACGCGGCGCGCGCGTGGGCATCCAGGAAGTCCAAGCCCTCGTCGAGAATCAGCAGGCGCGGGCGGTGCGCGACCGCGCGGGCCAGCAGCAGGCGCCGCAGCTGCCCCTGCGACAGTGAATCGGCATTGCGGTCCAGCAGCTCCCTCAGGGCGAGGTGTGCCGCCAGGGCCTCCACCGCCCCCTCCTGCTCGGGTGTCAGGTCCGGGCTGAAGCCCTCCGCGCCACTCCAGGCGCTGCCGATCACCTCGCGGCCCGTCCAGTCCCGCCGCTGCCGGATGCCCAGCTCCGCGCTGACCAGCCCGATCTGCGCGCGGCGTTCGGTCAGCAGGTCACGTCCCAGGAACGGCCGCTGGACGCGCCCGCCCAGCGCGGGGTGCAGCTCCCCGGCGATCAATCGCGCCAGGGTACTCTTGCCGCTGCCGTTCTCCCCGGTCACCAGCCAATGCTCCCCCGCGCGCCACGTCCAGCGGACCGGTCCCAGCGCCCGGTGCCCGTCCCGGTACACGACCGCGTCCTGCACGTCCACCAGCACCTCCCCGCCACCCGACGATCCCGGCAGCATCAGGGCAGGGGAGGGGGCAGGTCCGTCCGGCGCGGCCTCGGTCACCACGCCACCCTCCACCCTTAGGGTCCGCCAGGGCAGCGCCGGGGCCTCCTCAGGGCGGTGCGTGGCGAGCACCACCGCCACCCCCGACGCGTGCACCCGCGCGATCAGCGCGCCTAGCTCCGCGCGGGCCTGCGGGCTCAGGCCGTCCGTGAACTCGTCCAGCAGCAGCAGCTCTGGCGCGGGCATCAGCGCCGCGCCCAGCATCACCCGCCGCCGCTGCCCGTGACTCAGCGTCCGCACGTCCCGGCCCAGCAGCGCCCCCAGCCCGGTCAAGGCCGCGACCTCCGCCACGCGCGCCTGCGCCCCCGGTGTCGCCTCCCAGAGGTTCAACCGCTCGCCGGACAGTGCCGCCAGGAGTACGTCCTGCACGGTCTGCACCCACTCGCGCGTCAGGTAGAACGCCTCGGCGTCCGGGCCCACCAGCCGCAGCGACCGCCGCGCCCGCACCGCCGACCGCTGCACCTCGCCCCCCAGCCCGTATGCCCGCTCGCCACGCACCGGGGCGACCTCGCCCGCCAGGAGGCGCAGCAGCGTCGTCTTCCCGCCCCCGTTCGGTCCCCACAGGCGCAGCGCCGCGCCGCGCGGCACGTCCAGCGTCACGCCGCGCAGGCGCGTGTCCCCACCCGCGATCACGTCCACGTTCCTCAGGGCCACCAGCGGCGCACTCATCCCCGCGAGTCTAGCGGCGCGTCGCCCTGCGGGCTGGGGAGGCGTCTACGCGATCCGGCAGACGCCAGCGGGACGGGGCGCGTGCTCTGCTGCGCCCATGCCCCGCACCCTGCACCTGATCAAGCACGGCAAGCCACAGTTCCAGACGGGCGTCCCGGCGCACGAGTGGCCGCTGGCCCCGGACGCCCTGACGGGTCTCCCCGCGCTGGCCGACCGGCTGGACCCGAGCCCGGACGTGATCGTGTGCTCGCTGGAACCCAAGGCGCACGCGACGGCGCAGGCGCTGGCCGGGTACCTGGGTGTCCCGCTGCGGCCCATGCACGGCCTGCACGAGCAGCTGCGGTACGCGGCCCGCTTTCACGCCGACCCGGCGGACTTCCAAGCGGAGTACCGGGCGTTCTTCGCGCAGCCGGACCGGCTGGTGGTCGGCGAGGAGACCGCGCGGGATGCCGGCACCCGCTTCTCGAACGCCGTGAATGCCGTCATGGCCGCCAACCCGCAGCCCACCGTGGCGGTCGTGGCGCACGGGACGGTCATCAGCCTGCTCGTGGCTGCCCGGCGCGGCGTGGACCCGTACCCGCTGTGGCGGGAGCTGCCCCTGCTGGGGGTGCTCAGCGTGCCGTGGGAACCCGGCGTGATGGGGGCGCGTACTGCTCCGTAAAGGGAGGCACTTTCATGGGTTTCACTATTTTCGTCATGGTCCTGCTGCTGCTGGTGATCATCACGCTGTTCGCCGGGGTCAAGAGCGTGCCGCAGGGCAGCGAGTGGACGCAGGAACGCTTCGGGAAGTTCCAGCGGACGCTCAAGCCGGGGCTGAACATCATCATTCCGTACATCGACCGCATCGGGCGCCGCGTGAACATGATGGAACAGGTGCTCGACGTGCCCAGTCAGGAGGTCATCACCAAGGACAACGCCCTGGTCACCGTGGACGGCGTGGTGTTCTACCAGGTGCTCGACGCCGCCAAGGCCAGCTACGAGGTCAGCAACCTGAACCAGGCGATCCTGAACCTCACCATGACGAACATCCGCACCGTGATGGGCAGCATGGACCTCGACGAACTCCTCTCGAACCGCGACCAGATCAACGCCCGCCTGCTGACCGTCGTGGACGAGGCCACCGAGCCGTGGGGCGTCAAAGCCACGCGCATCGAGGTGAAGGACATCAAACCGCCGGCCGATCTGGTTGCCAGCATGGCCCGCCAGATGAAGGCCGAACGTGAGAAACGCGCCAACATCCTCGACGCCGAGGGCTTCCGGCAGGCTGCGATCCTGAAGGCCGAGGGCGAGAAGCAGGCCGAGATCCTCTCCGCCGAGGGGCGCCGGCAGGCGGCGTTCCTGGAGGCTGAGGCCCGCGAACGCGCCGCGCAGGCCGAAGCCGAGGCGACCCGGCTGGTCAGTGACGCGATCGCCGCCGGGAACGTGCAGGCCATCAACTACTTCGTCGCGCAGCGGTACGTGGATGCCTTGAAGGACATCGCCAGCGCCCCCAACCAGAAGACCCTGATCCTGCCGCTGGAGGCCACGAGCATCCTGGGCAGCCTGCAGGGCGTCGCGGAGATCGCCCGGGACGCCTTCGGACGCAAGGGCTAGCGCCGTGGACTGGCTGCCCACCCTGGAACGCGTGCAGTCCTGGCACTGGTGGGTGCTGGGCGCGCTGCTGCTGATCCTGGAAGTCGCTGCGCCCGGTATCTTCTTCGTGTGGCTGGCCCTTGCGGCCTTCGCGCTGGGCCTGCTGGTGTTCGTCCTGCCGGTCCTGCCCGTCGCGGTGCAGCTGCTGCTGTTCGCCGCGCTGAGCGTCGCGGCGGTCACGCTGGGCCGCCGGTACGTCACGCGCCTGCTGCCCGACTCGCCCGAGGCGGGCCGCGTGAACCGGGGCGCGCATCGGCTGGTGGGGCAAACCGTCACGGTCGTCACGCCTATCGTGAACGGCATCGGCCGCGTGCGGGTGGGCGACAGCGAGTGGCGCGCCACCGGCCCGGACACCCCACAGGGGGCGCGGGTCGTGATCGTCGCCGCGGACGGCCCCACCCTGCACGTCCGCGAGGTCAACGGCACTTGGACCTGACGGACCCCACGAAGAGGCGGCCCCAGGGTGTATCCGGGGCCGCCTCTTCTGCCGTGGTCACCCGCGCCGGGTGGGGTACAGCCAGGGACGCAGCAGGCGCGACAGCCACGGCAGCACCGGCCAGTTCAGAAACAGCGTGGACAGCGACGCGGTCGCCAGCGTGGCCGCCCACGCGGGCCACTCGCCGGTCACGGGGCGCAGCAGCGTGGCGAACAGCATGATCAGCGGGTACACGCCCACGATGCCCACGATCACGTTCTTCCACAGCGGCGGGGCGGGCAGGCGCGCGGGCCGGTCGAACCACGCCTCCAGGCCCTGCGCCTCGCGGTACTCGACCTCGTCGGCGGTGAAGTCGTCCAGCTGCGCCAGCGCCTCGCGGTACGCGGGCGTGGCCCGCCACGCCTCCAGCGCCTGCGGCGACGCGAACCGCACCAGCGTCACGTACTCCGCGACCGGACCGTTCGTGTCCCGCAGGACGTGCAGACCCACGAAGCCCGGCTGGGTGGCCTGCACCGCGTGCAGGCGCCGCGCCCACGCCTCGTACGCCTCCAGTTTCGACAGGCGGACGCGTTCGGTGACGACCAGGGTGATGCCCGTGGCCTGGGGCGGAACAGTGGAGGAGGGGGAAGCAGCGTCGGACATCAGCCCCGCAGTCTACCCGATAGGCGGCCTGGAGCCACCGGGGCCACGTGGGCAATACTGAGGGTCCCCCCGGTCCGCCCCCTCTACTGACGGAGGTCCACCGCATGCGCATCCGCCCTGCCCACCTGCCCCTGCTGGCCCTGAGCACCCTGAGTGCCGCGCACGCCGCGACGTTCGACGTATACACCTTCACGCCTCCGAGCGGCTGGACGCAGACGACCGCGAAGGGCGTCACGCGCGTCAGCCGCAACGCGGGCGGCCAGTACTGCCTCTTCGACCTGTACCCCGCCACAAAGGGCAGCGGGAACGTGAAACAGGACTTCCGCAGCGAGTGGAACACCCTGGTCGTGAAGCCCTTCGGTCCCGACGACGCGCCCGAGGAGGAAAGCGGCGACCCAGTCGGCGGCTGGCAGTCCCACCTGGGCGGCGCATCCTTCGCGTATGAGGGCGGCACCAGCCTGGCGGTCCTGGCGACCTTCAGCGCGGCCGGGCAGGCGGCGAGCGTCCTGATGCTCGGCAACGACGAGAAATGCCTGGAGCAGTTCGACGCGTTCCTGACCACCCTGCGCCTGAAGGCCCCCGCCGCCCAGACCACAGCCGCGCCCACTCCACCGAAACCCGCCCCGGCCCCCGCGACGGGCGCGCTGAACACCGCGCCGCTGAAGAGCAGTTTCAAGTTCGACACGACCACCTTCGACGACGGCTGGGTGGCCGTCGTGCAGAAGGACTGGGTGCTCGCCCGGCGCGGCACCACCACCGTCCGCCTCCATTACCCCAGTGGCCCCAGCTACAACCCGGACTCCGACGCTGAACTGCGCGCCGCCTGGAACACCCTCGTCGCGCCCCGCTACCGCGACCTCCAGGGCTACGCGCAGAACTTCGACACCCTGAACTTCGAACGGCCCTACCTCGCCAGCGGGACCGCCACCAGCCTGGAGACCGGGGCGCGGGTGTACGTGGCGCTGTTCCGGCAGGCCGAGAGCGGCTGGATCGAGATCGTCACCCCCGACCGCGACACCTTCCTGAAGGACTTCAAACTGGATCCCGCCCAGTTCTACGGCGTGGACGACGCCCTCCTGCGGCCCCTGCGGAACCTGCGCGGCCTGAACCGCTTCGCCGTCGCCGCCAGCGACCTCACCGGCACCTGGAGCAGCAACGCCGGCGGGTACACGCAGTGGGTGAACGCCTTCACCGGCCTCAGCGCCGGCGCCACCGGCTTCTCCAGCAACGAGACCTTCGAGTTCACCGGGAACGGCACGTACCGCTGGAGCCTCGCCATGGCCAGCGGCGTCGTCGGCGCGCAGACATTCAGCGGCGCCAAATCCAGCGGCAAGCACGCCATGAAGGGCAACTGGCAGATCAGCTTCAGCGACATTGAGGGCAAACCCCGCGTGTACAACGCCTACTTCGAGGCCGGACGCGGCGGGCAGCGCATCCTCTGGATGCAGTCCGTCGGCAGCTACAGCGCCTACGTCAAGGTGAAATAGCCGTTCAATCCAGCATCCGGCGGTGGTAATCCACCTGCCCCAGGTGCCCGTACAGGTGAATCAGGAAGTACCGGGTGGTCATGCCCTCCGGGAAGCCCGGCAGTTGCCGCGCGCTCACATCATCCAATCGCGCCTCGTCCAGGCCGTCCAGGGCCGCCACCACCCGCGCCGACACCTCCCGCAATCCTGCGATCAATTCCGCGCGGGGCACGTCCCGCCGCGCGAACTCCGCCTCCCGGTCCCGCACAAACGCTGCGCCGCCCAGGTCCGCGCCGACGAACTGCGACAGGTTCCCGATCAGGTGCAGCGCCAGCGTCCCCGCCGGATTCACGATGTCCCCCCGCACCCGCCACACCGACGCGTCATCCGGGTACGCCTCCAACTCCGCGCTCAGCTTCTGGATGTCCCGCACGAACAGCTCCCGCAGCTCAGGCCACATGAGCGCAGCTTACCGGGTCACGCCCTGCGGACGGCTCGGAGGAGCAGGCGTTCCACCTCCGCCTGGGTGTCTGCGGTCCAGGCCGTCAACGCGTAGGCCGTGGCCCACATCGCCCCGTCGTCCAGGTGGGCCGCGTCACTGAACCCCAGCGTGCCGTAGCGGGTCTTGAACTTCGCGGCCGCCTGATAGAAGCACACGACCTTGCCGTCCAGCGCGTACGCGGGCATGCCATACCACAGGCGCGGGGTCAGGTCGGGGGCCACCTCGCGGATCAGGGCGTGCAATTGCCGGGCCAGGGCCTGCTCGGGTTCGGGCAGTTCCGTGATGCGGGCCAGGACCTCCGCGTCACCGTCGGCGGCGGAGCTGGCCTTGCGGGAGGCGCGCACCTCACGGGCACGGTCCTTCATGGCGGCGCGCTCCTCGGCGCTGAAGGCGTTGTCGTCCGGCTGGGCCTTACGGTCAGGTCTGGCAGGCATGCCGCACAGTAATGGACTGCGAAGAGGGGGTCGAGCTTACCGGGGTGGGAGGAGCAGCTTCCCCTCCAGCGGGGTGCTGAGAACGATGCTGGTGTCGCAGGTGAAGCCCATGTTGATCAGTTCGGTCAGCATGTTCTCCAGCGCGCCGACGTCGGGGACAGCGACTTTCAGGATGCAGGAGTTGTCCCCGGTGACGCTGTGGCATTCCAGCACGCCGTCGTGCCTGGTGGCCCAGCGGACCAGGGTGGGGTCGTTGCGTCCCGAATCCTGCACGCCGATGAAGGCGGTGATGGTGCGCCCGAGCGGCTTGCTGGCGACGCGGATGCCGTAGCCGAGGATCACGCCGGCGTCCTCAAGGCGGCGGACACGTTCGGTGACGGCGGGGGCGCTCAGGCCGACGCGGCGGCCGAGTTCGCGCATGCTCAGGCGGGAGTCCGTCTGGAGTTCCTGAAGAATGCGGTGGTCGAGGGGGTCGAGGTGGCCGCCGGACTGTCTCATCCCAGTCAGCTTAGCATTTGGAAGGTAGGGGGTGGCGTTTGCGAGCTTCGTGTGCGGCGAGCCCCGTGCACCTGACAGGCGACGCGCATTCCAATCCGGCCTGCACAGCGCGGAGAATAAAGGTGCACTCAATCAGAGTCTCACCCGTTCACGCCGCACCCCCGGAGGTTCCCTCATGCCGATTCACCCGCAGGCCACCCTTCGCAGCCAGATGATGCTGCCCCGCAACCACCGCGCCGACAAGTGGGCCAACGTGCCCGACGAGCAGTGGTACGACTGGAAATGGCAGCTGAAAAACCGCATCAACAGCGTCGCCGAACTTGAGGAAGTCCTCACTCTGACCGACAGTGAACGCAAGGGCGCCAGCGCGGAGGGCATCTTCCGCCTGGACATCACGCCGTACTTCGCCAGCCTCATGGACCGCGATGACCCCACCTGCCCCGTCAGGCGTCAGGTGATTCCCACCGAGGAAGAACTCCAGCCGTTCACGAGCATGATGGAAGACAGCCTGGCGGAGGACAAGCACAGTCCCGTTCCCGGTCTGGTGCACCGCTACCCGGACCGTGTGCTGATGCTCGTTACCACGCAGTGCGCCAGCTACTGCCGCTACTGCACCCGCAGCCGCATCGTGGGCGACCCCACCGAGACCTTCAACCCCGCCGAGTACGAGCAGCAGCTGAACTACCTGCGCAACACCCCCCAGGTGCGCGACGTGCTGCTGTCCGGCGGTGACCCCCTGACGCTGGCCCCGAAAGTCCTGGGCCGCCTGCTGGCCGAACTGCGCAAGATCGAGCACATCGAGATCATCCGCATCGGCACCCGCGTCCCCGTGTTCATGCCCATGCGCGTCACGCAGGAACTCTGCGACGTCCTTGCCGAGAACCACCCGGTGTGGATGAACATCCACGTCAACCACCCCAAGGAAATCACCCCGGAAGTCGCCGACGCCTGCGACCGCCTC
This DNA window, taken from Deinococcus radiotolerans, encodes the following:
- a CDS encoding FGGY-family carbohydrate kinase, whose translation is MSAEPARDLLIGVDVGTYSSKGVLTTLDGQIVAQQVVPHGISVPRHGHVEQDADAVWWADVITILRELLREPGTAGRVAGVACSAIGPTLLPLDAEGRPLRPGILYGVDTRAQVQIDALNAELGEAAILAHSDMALTSQATGPKIRWLREHELEVWAQARTLTSAGSYLVFRLTGEHVIDHHTGAHVMPLYDPRTRTWTDRFAASVLGDRGLEVLPRLAWSDERAGQVTAAAAAETGLRPGTPVAVGTVDALAEGLSVGAARPGDLMVMYGSSTFFILTQESPTPDPRVWSVGGAFAGQVNLAAGMSTTGSLTRWIVDEFAREQDTAAAYDTLFTQAAALPPGADGLLMLPYFSGERTPINDPQARGVVAGLTLSHTRAHLFRAALEGVGFGIRHNLDALRDLGADVRRVIAVGGGTKGGTWLQIVSDITGQVQEVPQVTVGASYGDAFLAGLAAGALTRADLDRWVQPGPPVTPDAATRAEYDRLYGLYRALYPATRDIVHAL
- a CDS encoding PsbP-related protein — encoded protein: MKRATLLAPLLLAALSLTPALAQGTTATPAAAPAQTGRTVEAVTANSSAGYSIRVPAGWLPLKNVPGADVAFINRDTGTVRPTVTVQVQDVDPKLKATLADFRDLFASQLSKDVPKFKMLGEKTIKLGSTPAILWTYLGDGDDGMVRWTQVFTVKNNRLFTATLVQPSGTTAEQIEEGRAILTSLTLK
- a CDS encoding ATP-binding cassette domain-containing protein, with protein sequence MSAPLVALRNVDVIAGGDTRLRGVTLDVPRGAALRLWGPNGGGKTTLLRLLAGEVAPVRGERAYGLGGEVQRSAVRARRSLRLVGPDAEAFYLTREWVQTVQDVLLAALSGERLNLWEATPGAQARVAEVAALTGLGALLGRDVRTLSHGQRRRVMLGAALMPAPELLLLDEFTDGLSPQARAELGALIARVHASGVAVVLATHRPEEAPALPWRTLRVEGGVVTEAAPDGPAPSPALMLPGSSGGGEVLVDVQDAVVYRDGHRALGPVRWTWRAGEHWLVTGENGSGKSTLARLIAGELHPALGGRVQRPFLGRDLLTERRAQIGLVSAELGIRQRRDWTGREVIGSAWSGAEGFSPDLTPEQEGAVEALAAHLALRELLDRNADSLSQGQLRRLLLARAVAHRPRLLILDEGLDFLDAHARAAFLALLPGLARAGTHVLIVAHRDQDAPAGLTHHLHLEGGQPAFTRPLQSDSAHLQALP
- a CDS encoding histidine phosphatase family protein, which encodes MPRTLHLIKHGKPQFQTGVPAHEWPLAPDALTGLPALADRLDPSPDVIVCSLEPKAHATAQALAGYLGVPLRPMHGLHEQLRYAARFHADPADFQAEYRAFFAQPDRLVVGEETARDAGTRFSNAVNAVMAANPQPTVAVVAHGTVISLLVAARRGVDPYPLWRELPLLGVLSVPWEPGVMGARTAP
- a CDS encoding SPFH domain-containing protein yields the protein MGFTIFVMVLLLLVIITLFAGVKSVPQGSEWTQERFGKFQRTLKPGLNIIIPYIDRIGRRVNMMEQVLDVPSQEVITKDNALVTVDGVVFYQVLDAAKASYEVSNLNQAILNLTMTNIRTVMGSMDLDELLSNRDQINARLLTVVDEATEPWGVKATRIEVKDIKPPADLVASMARQMKAEREKRANILDAEGFRQAAILKAEGEKQAEILSAEGRRQAAFLEAEARERAAQAEAEATRLVSDAIAAGNVQAINYFVAQRYVDALKDIASAPNQKTLILPLEATSILGSLQGVAEIARDAFGRKG
- a CDS encoding NfeD family protein, with the translated sequence MDWLPTLERVQSWHWWVLGALLLILEVAAPGIFFVWLALAAFALGLLVFVLPVLPVAVQLLLFAALSVAAVTLGRRYVTRLLPDSPEAGRVNRGAHRLVGQTVTVVTPIVNGIGRVRVGDSEWRATGPDTPQGARVVIVAADGPTLHVREVNGTWT
- a CDS encoding antibiotic biosynthesis monooxygenase gives rise to the protein MSDAASPSSTVPPQATGITLVVTERVRLSKLEAYEAWARRLHAVQATQPGFVGLHVLRDTNGPVAEYVTLVRFASPQALEAWRATPAYREALAQLDDFTADEVEYREAQGLEAWFDRPARLPAPPLWKNVIVGIVGVYPLIMLFATLLRPVTGEWPAWAATLATASLSTLFLNWPVLPWLSRLLRPWLYPTRRG
- a CDS encoding DinB family protein, which translates into the protein MWPELRELFVRDIQKLSAELEAYPDDASVWRVRGDIVNPAGTLALHLIGNLSQFVGADLGGAAFVRDREAEFARRDVPRAELIAGLREVSARVVAALDGLDEARLDDVSARQLPGFPEGMTTRYFLIHLYGHLGQVDYHRRMLD
- a CDS encoding iron chaperone; the protein is MPARPDRKAQPDDNAFSAEERAAMKDRAREVRASRKASSAADGDAEVLARITELPEPEQALARQLHALIREVAPDLTPRLWYGMPAYALDGKVVCFYQAAAKFKTRYGTLGFSDAAHLDDGAMWATAYALTAWTADTQAEVERLLLRAVRRA
- a CDS encoding Lrp/AsnC family transcriptional regulator, encoding MRQSGGHLDPLDHRILQELQTDSRLSMRELGRRVGLSAPAVTERVRRLEDAGVILGYGIRVASKPLGRTITAFIGVQDSGRNDPTLVRWATRHDGVLECHSVTGDNSCILKVAVPDVGALENMLTELINMGFTCDTSIVLSTPLEGKLLLPPR
- the ablA gene encoding lysine 2,3-aminomutase, whose protein sequence is MPIHPQATLRSQMMLPRNHRADKWANVPDEQWYDWKWQLKNRINSVAELEEVLTLTDSERKGASAEGIFRLDITPYFASLMDRDDPTCPVRRQVIPTEEELQPFTSMMEDSLAEDKHSPVPGLVHRYPDRVLMLVTTQCASYCRYCTRSRIVGDPTETFNPAEYEQQLNYLRNTPQVRDVLLSGGDPLTLAPKVLGRLLAELRKIEHIEIIRIGTRVPVFMPMRVTQELCDVLAENHPVWMNIHVNHPKEITPEVADACDRLTRAGVPLGNQSVLLRGVNDHPVIMQKLVRELVKIRVRPYYIYQCDLVHGAGHLRTTVSKGLEIMESLRGHTSGYSVPTYVVDAPGGGGKIPVAPNYVLSHSPEKLILRNFEGYIAAYSEPTDYTGPDMLVPQDWQRKEPGQSGIFGLMEGERISIEPKEFAESRHRPGATQHRLNSREDKWAAHGIGAQATDTAPDGMIETPQPVLSEPQTISGD